A genomic region of Paralichthys olivaceus isolate ysfri-2021 chromosome 18, ASM2471397v2, whole genome shotgun sequence contains the following coding sequences:
- the hnrpkl gene encoding heterogeneous nuclear ribonucleoprotein K, like isoform X1, with protein MEVKMEQQDEDLTFSNTDTNSKRPAEDMDEEQAFKRSRNTDEMVELRVLLQSKNAGAVIGKGGKNIKALRTDYNASVSVPDSSGPERILSVNASIDTIGDILLKIIPTLEEYQHYSGIDFDCELRLLIHQSLAGGIIGVKGAKIKELRENTQTTIKLFQECCPHSTDRVVLVGGKPERVIECIKVILELVSEAPIKGRAQPYDPNFYDETYDYGGFTMLFEERGRRPIGGFPIRVRGGFERMPPVRGSRPLPPSRRDYDDMSPRRGPPPPLSRGGRGGSRARNLPLPPPPPPRGGGDRFSHGSYHSSMDDRQSDRRSRGDRYDSMSGGGYDNNSSWEHFQSGGRGSYSDIGGPVITTQVTIPKDLAGSIIGKGGQRIKQIRHESGASIKIDEPLEGSEDRIITITGTQDQIQNAQYLLQNSVRQYSGRFF; from the exons ATGGAGGTGAAAATGGAGCAGCAGGACGAAGACCTCACATTCAGCAACACTGACACTAATA gTAAACGCCCGGCTGAGGACATGGACGAGGAGCAGGCCTTCAAACGATCACGCAACACGGATGAGATGGTGGAGCTGCGTGTGCTGCTTCAGAGCAAA AATGCTGGTGCTGTTATTGGAAAGGGTGGAAAGAACATAAAAGCTCTACGCACAGAC TACAATGCCAGTGTATCAGTCCCAGACAGCAGTGGCCCAGAGCG GATTCTGAGTGTGAACGCCAGCATCGACACTATTGGTGATATTCTGCTGAAAATCATACCAACTCTAGAGGAG TACCAGCATTACAGTGGGATTGATTTTGACTGTGAGCTTCGCCTGCTGATCCATCAGAGCTTGGCAGGGGGCATCATTGGGGTGAAAGGTGCCAAGATAAAGGAGCTGAGAGAG AACACCCAGACCACCATCAAGTTGTTCCAGGAGTGCTGTCCACACTCCACTGACAGAGTCGTCTTGGTGGGAGGAAAGCCAGAACGTGTCATTGAATGTATAAAAGTTATCCTGGAGCTGGTGTCAGAG GCTCCAATCAAAGGTCGTGCTCAGCCTTATGACCCTAATTTCTATGACGAGACATATGATTATGGAGGTTTCACCATGTTATTTGAGGAAAGAGGCAGACGACCCATTGGTGGGTTCCCTATTCGCGTGCGTGGGGGCTTTGAACGAATGCCCCCCGTGCGTGGCAGCAGACCCTTGCCTCCCTCCAGAAGGGACTACGACGACATGAGCCCTCGTCGGGGTCCTCCACCACCTCTGAGCCGAGGTGGACGAGGCGGCAGCCGAGCTCGAAACCTGCCTCTTCCCCCGCCTCCGCCACCAAGAGGAGG GGGAGACAGGTTTTCACATGGCAGCTACCACAGCAGCATGGACGACAGACAAAG CGACAGGAGAAGCCGAGGAGACCGTTATGACAGCATG AGTGGAGGCGGATATG ACAACAATTCTTCCTGGGAGCACTTTCAGTCTG GTGGCAGAGGGTCATACAGTGATATTGGAGGCCCAGTCATTACGACACAAGTCACCATCCCAAAAGAT CTGGCTGGCTCTATCATTGGAAAGGGCGGCCAGAGGATCAAGCAGATCCGCCATGAGTCTGGGGCATCCATCAAGATTGATGAACCACTAGAGGGCTCTGAGGACcgcatcatcaccatcacaggAACACAGGACCAGATCCAGAACGCCCAGTACCTGCTGCAGAACAG cgTGAGGCAGTACTCTGGTCGGTTCTTCTAG
- the hnrpkl gene encoding heterogeneous nuclear ribonucleoprotein K, like isoform X2, with translation MEVKMEQQDEDLTFSNTDTNSKRPAEDMDEEQAFKRSRNTDEMVELRVLLQSKNAGAVIGKGGKNIKALRTDYNASVSVPDSSGPERILSVNASIDTIGDILLKIIPTLEEYQHYSGIDFDCELRLLIHQSLAGGIIGVKGAKIKELRENTQTTIKLFQECCPHSTDRVVLVGGKPERVIECIKVILELVSEAPIKGRAQPYDPNFYDETYDYGGFTMLFEERGRRPIGGFPIRVRGGFERMPPVRGSRPLPPSRRDYDDMSPRRGPPPPLSRGGRGGSRARNLPLPPPPPPRGGGDRFSHGSYHSSMDDRQSDRRSRGDRYDSMSGGGYGGRGSYSDIGGPVITTQVTIPKDLAGSIIGKGGQRIKQIRHESGASIKIDEPLEGSEDRIITITGTQDQIQNAQYLLQNSVRQYSGRFF, from the exons ATGGAGGTGAAAATGGAGCAGCAGGACGAAGACCTCACATTCAGCAACACTGACACTAATA gTAAACGCCCGGCTGAGGACATGGACGAGGAGCAGGCCTTCAAACGATCACGCAACACGGATGAGATGGTGGAGCTGCGTGTGCTGCTTCAGAGCAAA AATGCTGGTGCTGTTATTGGAAAGGGTGGAAAGAACATAAAAGCTCTACGCACAGAC TACAATGCCAGTGTATCAGTCCCAGACAGCAGTGGCCCAGAGCG GATTCTGAGTGTGAACGCCAGCATCGACACTATTGGTGATATTCTGCTGAAAATCATACCAACTCTAGAGGAG TACCAGCATTACAGTGGGATTGATTTTGACTGTGAGCTTCGCCTGCTGATCCATCAGAGCTTGGCAGGGGGCATCATTGGGGTGAAAGGTGCCAAGATAAAGGAGCTGAGAGAG AACACCCAGACCACCATCAAGTTGTTCCAGGAGTGCTGTCCACACTCCACTGACAGAGTCGTCTTGGTGGGAGGAAAGCCAGAACGTGTCATTGAATGTATAAAAGTTATCCTGGAGCTGGTGTCAGAG GCTCCAATCAAAGGTCGTGCTCAGCCTTATGACCCTAATTTCTATGACGAGACATATGATTATGGAGGTTTCACCATGTTATTTGAGGAAAGAGGCAGACGACCCATTGGTGGGTTCCCTATTCGCGTGCGTGGGGGCTTTGAACGAATGCCCCCCGTGCGTGGCAGCAGACCCTTGCCTCCCTCCAGAAGGGACTACGACGACATGAGCCCTCGTCGGGGTCCTCCACCACCTCTGAGCCGAGGTGGACGAGGCGGCAGCCGAGCTCGAAACCTGCCTCTTCCCCCGCCTCCGCCACCAAGAGGAGG GGGAGACAGGTTTTCACATGGCAGCTACCACAGCAGCATGGACGACAGACAAAG CGACAGGAGAAGCCGAGGAGACCGTTATGACAGCATG AGTGGAGGCGGATATG GTGGCAGAGGGTCATACAGTGATATTGGAGGCCCAGTCATTACGACACAAGTCACCATCCCAAAAGAT CTGGCTGGCTCTATCATTGGAAAGGGCGGCCAGAGGATCAAGCAGATCCGCCATGAGTCTGGGGCATCCATCAAGATTGATGAACCACTAGAGGGCTCTGAGGACcgcatcatcaccatcacaggAACACAGGACCAGATCCAGAACGCCCAGTACCTGCTGCAGAACAG cgTGAGGCAGTACTCTGGTCGGTTCTTCTAG
- the hnrpkl gene encoding heterogeneous nuclear ribonucleoprotein K, like isoform X4, with translation MDEEQAFKRSRNTDEMVELRVLLQSKNAGAVIGKGGKNIKALRTDYNASVSVPDSSGPERILSVNASIDTIGDILLKIIPTLEEYQHYSGIDFDCELRLLIHQSLAGGIIGVKGAKIKELRENTQTTIKLFQECCPHSTDRVVLVGGKPERVIECIKVILELVSEAPIKGRAQPYDPNFYDETYDYGGFTMLFEERGRRPIGGFPIRVRGGFERMPPVRGSRPLPPSRRDYDDMSPRRGPPPPLSRGGRGGSRARNLPLPPPPPPRGGGDRFSHGSYHSSMDDRQSDRRSRGDRYDSMSGGGYGGRGSYSDIGGPVITTQVTIPKDLAGSIIGKGGQRIKQIRHESGASIKIDEPLEGSEDRIITITGTQDQIQNAQYLLQNSVRQYSGRFF, from the exons ATGGACGAGGAGCAGGCCTTCAAACGATCACGCAACACGGATGAGATGGTGGAGCTGCGTGTGCTGCTTCAGAGCAAA AATGCTGGTGCTGTTATTGGAAAGGGTGGAAAGAACATAAAAGCTCTACGCACAGAC TACAATGCCAGTGTATCAGTCCCAGACAGCAGTGGCCCAGAGCG GATTCTGAGTGTGAACGCCAGCATCGACACTATTGGTGATATTCTGCTGAAAATCATACCAACTCTAGAGGAG TACCAGCATTACAGTGGGATTGATTTTGACTGTGAGCTTCGCCTGCTGATCCATCAGAGCTTGGCAGGGGGCATCATTGGGGTGAAAGGTGCCAAGATAAAGGAGCTGAGAGAG AACACCCAGACCACCATCAAGTTGTTCCAGGAGTGCTGTCCACACTCCACTGACAGAGTCGTCTTGGTGGGAGGAAAGCCAGAACGTGTCATTGAATGTATAAAAGTTATCCTGGAGCTGGTGTCAGAG GCTCCAATCAAAGGTCGTGCTCAGCCTTATGACCCTAATTTCTATGACGAGACATATGATTATGGAGGTTTCACCATGTTATTTGAGGAAAGAGGCAGACGACCCATTGGTGGGTTCCCTATTCGCGTGCGTGGGGGCTTTGAACGAATGCCCCCCGTGCGTGGCAGCAGACCCTTGCCTCCCTCCAGAAGGGACTACGACGACATGAGCCCTCGTCGGGGTCCTCCACCACCTCTGAGCCGAGGTGGACGAGGCGGCAGCCGAGCTCGAAACCTGCCTCTTCCCCCGCCTCCGCCACCAAGAGGAGG GGGAGACAGGTTTTCACATGGCAGCTACCACAGCAGCATGGACGACAGACAAAG CGACAGGAGAAGCCGAGGAGACCGTTATGACAGCATG AGTGGAGGCGGATATG GTGGCAGAGGGTCATACAGTGATATTGGAGGCCCAGTCATTACGACACAAGTCACCATCCCAAAAGAT CTGGCTGGCTCTATCATTGGAAAGGGCGGCCAGAGGATCAAGCAGATCCGCCATGAGTCTGGGGCATCCATCAAGATTGATGAACCACTAGAGGGCTCTGAGGACcgcatcatcaccatcacaggAACACAGGACCAGATCCAGAACGCCCAGTACCTGCTGCAGAACAG cgTGAGGCAGTACTCTGGTCGGTTCTTCTAG
- the hnrpkl gene encoding heterogeneous nuclear ribonucleoprotein K, like isoform X3 — protein MDEEQAFKRSRNTDEMVELRVLLQSKNAGAVIGKGGKNIKALRTDYNASVSVPDSSGPERILSVNASIDTIGDILLKIIPTLEEYQHYSGIDFDCELRLLIHQSLAGGIIGVKGAKIKELRENTQTTIKLFQECCPHSTDRVVLVGGKPERVIECIKVILELVSEAPIKGRAQPYDPNFYDETYDYGGFTMLFEERGRRPIGGFPIRVRGGFERMPPVRGSRPLPPSRRDYDDMSPRRGPPPPLSRGGRGGSRARNLPLPPPPPPRGGGDRFSHGSYHSSMDDRQSDRRSRGDRYDSMSGGGYDNNSSWEHFQSGGRGSYSDIGGPVITTQVTIPKDLAGSIIGKGGQRIKQIRHESGASIKIDEPLEGSEDRIITITGTQDQIQNAQYLLQNSVRQYSGRFF, from the exons ATGGACGAGGAGCAGGCCTTCAAACGATCACGCAACACGGATGAGATGGTGGAGCTGCGTGTGCTGCTTCAGAGCAAA AATGCTGGTGCTGTTATTGGAAAGGGTGGAAAGAACATAAAAGCTCTACGCACAGAC TACAATGCCAGTGTATCAGTCCCAGACAGCAGTGGCCCAGAGCG GATTCTGAGTGTGAACGCCAGCATCGACACTATTGGTGATATTCTGCTGAAAATCATACCAACTCTAGAGGAG TACCAGCATTACAGTGGGATTGATTTTGACTGTGAGCTTCGCCTGCTGATCCATCAGAGCTTGGCAGGGGGCATCATTGGGGTGAAAGGTGCCAAGATAAAGGAGCTGAGAGAG AACACCCAGACCACCATCAAGTTGTTCCAGGAGTGCTGTCCACACTCCACTGACAGAGTCGTCTTGGTGGGAGGAAAGCCAGAACGTGTCATTGAATGTATAAAAGTTATCCTGGAGCTGGTGTCAGAG GCTCCAATCAAAGGTCGTGCTCAGCCTTATGACCCTAATTTCTATGACGAGACATATGATTATGGAGGTTTCACCATGTTATTTGAGGAAAGAGGCAGACGACCCATTGGTGGGTTCCCTATTCGCGTGCGTGGGGGCTTTGAACGAATGCCCCCCGTGCGTGGCAGCAGACCCTTGCCTCCCTCCAGAAGGGACTACGACGACATGAGCCCTCGTCGGGGTCCTCCACCACCTCTGAGCCGAGGTGGACGAGGCGGCAGCCGAGCTCGAAACCTGCCTCTTCCCCCGCCTCCGCCACCAAGAGGAGG GGGAGACAGGTTTTCACATGGCAGCTACCACAGCAGCATGGACGACAGACAAAG CGACAGGAGAAGCCGAGGAGACCGTTATGACAGCATG AGTGGAGGCGGATATG ACAACAATTCTTCCTGGGAGCACTTTCAGTCTG GTGGCAGAGGGTCATACAGTGATATTGGAGGCCCAGTCATTACGACACAAGTCACCATCCCAAAAGAT CTGGCTGGCTCTATCATTGGAAAGGGCGGCCAGAGGATCAAGCAGATCCGCCATGAGTCTGGGGCATCCATCAAGATTGATGAACCACTAGAGGGCTCTGAGGACcgcatcatcaccatcacaggAACACAGGACCAGATCCAGAACGCCCAGTACCTGCTGCAGAACAG cgTGAGGCAGTACTCTGGTCGGTTCTTCTAG